One Misgurnus anguillicaudatus chromosome 22, ASM2758022v2, whole genome shotgun sequence DNA segment encodes these proteins:
- the fam222aa gene encoding protein FAM222A isoform X2: MPSPRYPSAAELDAYAQKTSNTPLSIKIFPTNIRVPQHKHLNRTVNGFDTTGQRYSPYPHIHTGAYQGLLAIVKVSASSSSSSSSSFVPTAKGVLKNSEGRRTKLSPAQIAVAPYPPPSSSTLAHCHGQIVYHTGHPKPPEATTLPVPPNVTVAGSVIPVAGGRGLNLPPQSNLPSIQSIIYQINQHCQAQALQQVCQNGTSAGHPNPSPSKPGTINTSGGTYLTSVAPQGNIAYSGTVLPGQNGEVMKAGVYPEGMDYLLWQKQQQQQQAVLRMYSGGSGGGGAISKSPETCVPGGSIMLGGAQVSSSRGYPMTASTSGGGGLDKVSSSPLNCVGMHGNFSVGQYFAPPWNSVLVTPDSDCYNPQELPGATSTAGPPTGHRELGFPHHHHHHQHPHHHHHHHHHPPIDSTGGLCCSFPSKSLCNTAVLSSSLQSLEYLINDIHPPCIKEQMLGKGYETVSVPRLLDHQHAHIRLPVYR, from the coding sequence ATGCCTTCCCCGCGCTACCCCAGCGCAGCAGAGCTGGATGCCTATGCGCAGAAGACCTCCAACACCCCGCTGTCCATCAAGATCTTCCCCACCAACATCAGGGTCCCCCAACACAAGCACCTTAACCGGACTGTGAATGGATTCGATACCACCGGACAACGCTACAGCCCCTACCCCCACATCCACACGGGGGCCTACCAGGGTCTGTTAGCGATCGTCAAAGTGTCAGCCTCATCGTCTTCATCCTCATCATCATCTTTTGTACCCACCGCAAAGGGCGTTCTCAAAAACTCAGAGGGCAGGAGGACTAAGTTGTCTCCGGCGCAGATAGCAGTGGCTCCTTATCCGCCTCCGAGCAGCAGCACTTTAGCTCATTGCCACGGACAGATTGTGTACCATACAGGTCATCCCAAACCCCCGGAGGCCACCACGTTGCCGGTTCCCCCAAACGTCACTGTGGCCGGCTCCGTGATTCCCGTGGCAGGGGGCCGAGGACTGAATCTCCCTCCTCAGTCGAACCTTCCCTCCATCCAGAGCATCATTTACCAGATCAACCAGCACTGCCAAGCCCAGGCTCTGCAGCAGGTGTGTCAGAACGGGACGTCTGCGGGACACCCAAACCCAAGCCCATCCAAACCAGGCACCATCAACACCTCAGGGGGGACTTATCTCACCAGCGTGGCTCCACAGGGAAACATTGCCTATTCAGGGACGGTGCTGCCAGGGCAGAACGGGGAGGTGATGAAGGCCGGGGTGTATCCCGAAGGCATGGACTACCTGCTGTGGCAGAAACAACAGCAACAGCAGCAGGCGGTGTTAAGGATGTACAGCGGGGGAAGCGGCGGAGGAGGCGCCATCAGCAAGTCGCCCGAAACCTGCGTCCCAGGAGGATCCATCATGCTGGGCGGGGCTCAGGTGTCCTCCTCCAGAGGTTATCCGATGACGGCCAGTACGAGCGGTGGGGGTGGGCTCGACAAGGTCAGCTCCTCCCCTTTGAACTGTGTGGGTATGCACGGGAACTTTTCTGTCGGGCAGTACTTCGCACCTCCATGGAACAGCGTCTTGGTTACGCCAGACAGCGACTGCTACAACCCTCAAGAGTTGCCGGGAGCTACGAGCACAGCTGGACCGCCGACGGGGCACAGGGAGCTGGGATTTccccatcatcatcatcatcaccaacaccctcatcatcaccaccatcatcatcatcaccctCCCATAGACAGCACGGGTGGTCTGTGCTGCAGTTTCCCCAGTAAAAGTCTCTGTAATACGGCAGTGTTGAGCAGCAGTCTCCAGTCACTGGAATATCTCATCAATGACATCCATCCACCCTGCATCAAGGAGCAGATGTTGGGGAAAGGATATGAGACCGTGTCTGTGCCCAGACTGTTGGACCACCAGCACGCACACATCCGCCTCCCTGTTTACAGATAA
- the fam222aa gene encoding protein FAM222A isoform X1: MLACLQRRQNPAPQHATTVCSSSKSLEPTQHISRKCELTVPMPSPRYPSAAELDAYAQKTSNTPLSIKIFPTNIRVPQHKHLNRTVNGFDTTGQRYSPYPHIHTGAYQGLLAIVKVSASSSSSSSSSFVPTAKGVLKNSEGRRTKLSPAQIAVAPYPPPSSSTLAHCHGQIVYHTGHPKPPEATTLPVPPNVTVAGSVIPVAGGRGLNLPPQSNLPSIQSIIYQINQHCQAQALQQVCQNGTSAGHPNPSPSKPGTINTSGGTYLTSVAPQGNIAYSGTVLPGQNGEVMKAGVYPEGMDYLLWQKQQQQQQAVLRMYSGGSGGGGAISKSPETCVPGGSIMLGGAQVSSSRGYPMTASTSGGGGLDKVSSSPLNCVGMHGNFSVGQYFAPPWNSVLVTPDSDCYNPQELPGATSTAGPPTGHRELGFPHHHHHHQHPHHHHHHHHHPPIDSTGGLCCSFPSKSLCNTAVLSSSLQSLEYLINDIHPPCIKEQMLGKGYETVSVPRLLDHQHAHIRLPVYR, encoded by the coding sequence GTGAGCTGACTGTCCCCATGCCTTCCCCGCGCTACCCCAGCGCAGCAGAGCTGGATGCCTATGCGCAGAAGACCTCCAACACCCCGCTGTCCATCAAGATCTTCCCCACCAACATCAGGGTCCCCCAACACAAGCACCTTAACCGGACTGTGAATGGATTCGATACCACCGGACAACGCTACAGCCCCTACCCCCACATCCACACGGGGGCCTACCAGGGTCTGTTAGCGATCGTCAAAGTGTCAGCCTCATCGTCTTCATCCTCATCATCATCTTTTGTACCCACCGCAAAGGGCGTTCTCAAAAACTCAGAGGGCAGGAGGACTAAGTTGTCTCCGGCGCAGATAGCAGTGGCTCCTTATCCGCCTCCGAGCAGCAGCACTTTAGCTCATTGCCACGGACAGATTGTGTACCATACAGGTCATCCCAAACCCCCGGAGGCCACCACGTTGCCGGTTCCCCCAAACGTCACTGTGGCCGGCTCCGTGATTCCCGTGGCAGGGGGCCGAGGACTGAATCTCCCTCCTCAGTCGAACCTTCCCTCCATCCAGAGCATCATTTACCAGATCAACCAGCACTGCCAAGCCCAGGCTCTGCAGCAGGTGTGTCAGAACGGGACGTCTGCGGGACACCCAAACCCAAGCCCATCCAAACCAGGCACCATCAACACCTCAGGGGGGACTTATCTCACCAGCGTGGCTCCACAGGGAAACATTGCCTATTCAGGGACGGTGCTGCCAGGGCAGAACGGGGAGGTGATGAAGGCCGGGGTGTATCCCGAAGGCATGGACTACCTGCTGTGGCAGAAACAACAGCAACAGCAGCAGGCGGTGTTAAGGATGTACAGCGGGGGAAGCGGCGGAGGAGGCGCCATCAGCAAGTCGCCCGAAACCTGCGTCCCAGGAGGATCCATCATGCTGGGCGGGGCTCAGGTGTCCTCCTCCAGAGGTTATCCGATGACGGCCAGTACGAGCGGTGGGGGTGGGCTCGACAAGGTCAGCTCCTCCCCTTTGAACTGTGTGGGTATGCACGGGAACTTTTCTGTCGGGCAGTACTTCGCACCTCCATGGAACAGCGTCTTGGTTACGCCAGACAGCGACTGCTACAACCCTCAAGAGTTGCCGGGAGCTACGAGCACAGCTGGACCGCCGACGGGGCACAGGGAGCTGGGATTTccccatcatcatcatcatcaccaacaccctcatcatcaccaccatcatcatcatcaccctCCCATAGACAGCACGGGTGGTCTGTGCTGCAGTTTCCCCAGTAAAAGTCTCTGTAATACGGCAGTGTTGAGCAGCAGTCTCCAGTCACTGGAATATCTCATCAATGACATCCATCCACCCTGCATCAAGGAGCAGATGTTGGGGAAAGGATATGAGACCGTGTCTGTGCCCAGACTGTTGGACCACCAGCACGCACACATCCGCCTCCCTGTTTACAGATAA